A region of Mesorhizobium sp. AR02 DNA encodes the following proteins:
- a CDS encoding DUF4864 domain-containing protein: protein MRRAFFAFAFVMLASSAFAGDAEVKAGQAVIDGQLKALLADDGAKAYSFAAPNVKQVFPTVDAFMNMVTNGYPPVRKPQSYAFGKVEQIGPGSIVQQVLIVGPDGKDYEAVYTLQQQPDGTFQITGCSLRASNSLST, encoded by the coding sequence ATGCGCCGCGCCTTTTTCGCATTCGCGTTCGTCATGCTGGCGTCGTCGGCGTTTGCCGGCGATGCCGAGGTCAAGGCCGGCCAGGCTGTCATTGACGGCCAGTTGAAGGCCCTCCTCGCCGATGACGGCGCCAAGGCCTACAGCTTCGCCGCCCCGAATGTGAAGCAGGTGTTCCCAACCGTCGATGCCTTCATGAACATGGTGACCAATGGCTACCCGCCGGTGCGCAAGCCACAGTCCTATGCCTTCGGCAAGGTCGAGCAGATTGGCCCGGGCTCGATTGTCCAGCAGGTGCTGATCGTCGGCCCCGACGGCAAGGATTATGAGGCTGTCTATACGCTGCAGCAGCAGCCCGACGGCACATTCCAGATCACCGGATGCAGCCTGCGGGCGTCGAACTCGCTCAGCACCTGA
- a CDS encoding DsbA family protein → MFAQPVNRRLLLKGAASLAALAPLPAWATIAPTVTEVAFDPAIPALGNPQGDVTIAEFVDYQCPVCKLVFVELKKLMAEDHGIRLVMKDWPIFGDVSRDAARMALSAGPYYSAAVDALMANERGLSEHRTDDILGAIGVDVAGARAGLAARQPEIDALLSRNDAQATAFRLQGTPALVIGGRLFKRGMPVAELREAVARARAG, encoded by the coding sequence ATGTTCGCGCAGCCTGTCAACCGGCGCCTTTTGTTGAAAGGTGCTGCCAGCCTTGCCGCTCTGGCACCGCTGCCGGCCTGGGCGACGATCGCGCCGACGGTCACGGAAGTGGCCTTCGATCCAGCGATACCGGCACTTGGCAATCCCCAAGGCGATGTGACCATTGCCGAATTCGTCGATTACCAGTGTCCGGTCTGCAAGCTGGTCTTTGTCGAATTGAAGAAGCTGATGGCCGAGGACCATGGCATCCGGCTGGTGATGAAGGACTGGCCGATCTTCGGTGATGTCTCGCGCGACGCGGCGCGGATGGCGTTGTCGGCCGGCCCATATTATTCCGCCGCCGTCGATGCGCTGATGGCCAATGAACGTGGGCTTTCCGAGCATCGCACCGACGATATTCTCGGCGCGATCGGGGTCGATGTTGCCGGTGCGCGCGCCGGTCTCGCTGCCCGCCAGCCGGAGATCGATGCTTTGCTGTCGCGCAACGATGCCCAGGCAACGGCCTTCAGGCTGCAGGGAACGCCGGCGCTGGTGATTGGCGGCAGGCTGTTCAAGCGCGGCATGCCGGTTGCGGAGCTGCGCGAGGCCGTGGCCAGGGCCCGCGCCGGCTAA
- a CDS encoding Lrp/AsnC family transcriptional regulator, whose product MKAFFVQIKCELGKSYEVASALADAEIASEIYSTAGNYDLLAKFYVDDEEDVGHFVNEKVQILPGIKDTFTVVTFRAF is encoded by the coding sequence ATGAAGGCGTTTTTCGTGCAGATCAAATGCGAGCTCGGCAAATCCTATGAGGTTGCCAGTGCGCTTGCCGACGCCGAGATTGCATCGGAAATCTACTCCACCGCCGGCAATTACGACCTGCTCGCCAAATTCTATGTCGATGACGAGGAAGACGTCGGCCATTTCGTCAACGAGAAGGTGCAGATTCTCCCCGGAATCAAAGACACCTTCACGGTCGTCACCTTCCGCGCCTTCTAG
- a CDS encoding circularly permuted type 2 ATP-grasp protein, which produces MAAFDEMLPEVSGLRRPYSAYDRWLKEQDPARLTEKMQDAERVFRKTGITFAVYGEQEASERLIPFDIVPRIISGNEWRRLTQGIEQRVQALNAFLDDIYHRQEILRAGRVPRDLIAKNEAFLPEMIGVRPPAGVYTHIIGVDIVRISEDEFYVLEDNARTPSGVSYMLENRETMMQLFPELFQKIKVRPVENYPQLLRQSLAAVRPQSTKGAPTIAVLTPGSFNSAYFEHAFLADQMGVQLVEGQDLRVVDGHVAMRTTEGYKQIDVLYRRVDDSFLDPLTFRPDSALGIPGIMDVYRAGNITIANAPGTGIADDKAIYSYMPEIVEFYTGRKAILGNIPTWRCSEPDSLKYVLEHIHELVIKEVHGSGGYGMLVGPAATKKECEAFAKKLAAKPSNYIAQPTLALSTCPILTEKGLAPRHVDLRPYVLVSDRIQIVPGGLTRVALKEGSLVVNSSQGGGTKDTWVLDD; this is translated from the coding sequence TTGGCAGCGTTCGATGAAATGCTTCCGGAAGTCTCCGGATTGAGAAGACCGTATTCGGCTTATGATCGCTGGCTGAAGGAGCAGGATCCGGCCAGGCTTACCGAGAAGATGCAGGACGCCGAACGCGTCTTCCGCAAGACCGGCATCACCTTCGCCGTCTATGGCGAGCAGGAGGCGTCCGAACGGCTGATCCCATTCGACATCGTTCCACGCATCATTTCAGGCAATGAGTGGCGGCGCCTGACGCAAGGCATCGAGCAGCGCGTGCAGGCGCTGAATGCCTTCCTCGACGATATCTACCACCGCCAGGAAATCCTGCGTGCCGGCCGCGTTCCGAGGGACCTGATCGCCAAGAACGAGGCTTTCCTGCCGGAGATGATCGGGGTGCGGCCGCCGGCCGGCGTCTATACCCACATCATCGGCGTCGATATCGTGCGCATCAGCGAGGACGAGTTCTACGTGCTGGAGGACAATGCGCGCACGCCGTCCGGTGTCTCCTACATGCTGGAGAACCGCGAGACGATGATGCAACTGTTCCCCGAGCTGTTCCAGAAGATCAAGGTGCGGCCGGTCGAGAACTACCCGCAATTGCTGCGCCAGTCGCTGGCGGCGGTTCGGCCGCAGAGCACCAAGGGCGCGCCGACCATCGCCGTGCTGACGCCCGGCAGTTTCAATTCCGCCTATTTCGAGCACGCCTTCCTTGCCGACCAGATGGGCGTGCAACTGGTCGAGGGGCAGGATCTGCGGGTCGTCGACGGCCATGTCGCGATGCGCACGACCGAAGGCTACAAGCAGATCGACGTGCTCTACCGCCGGGTGGATGATTCCTTCCTCGACCCGCTGACCTTCCGGCCGGATTCAGCCCTTGGCATACCCGGCATCATGGATGTCTACCGGGCCGGCAACATCACCATCGCCAATGCGCCGGGCACCGGCATCGCCGACGACAAGGCGATCTATTCCTATATGCCCGAGATCGTCGAATTCTACACCGGCCGCAAGGCAATCCTCGGCAACATCCCGACCTGGCGCTGTTCGGAGCCGGACAGCCTGAAATACGTGCTCGAGCACATCCACGAACTGGTGATCAAGGAAGTGCATGGCTCCGGCGGCTACGGCATGCTGGTCGGCCCGGCGGCGACCAAGAAGGAATGCGAGGCCTTCGCCAAGAAGCTGGCGGCGAAGCCTTCGAACTACATCGCCCAGCCGACACTTGCGCTGTCGACCTGTCCGATCCTGACCGAAAAGGGACTGGCGCCGCGCCATGTCGATCTCAGGCCTTATGTGCTGGTCTCCGACCGCATCCAGATCGTGCCTGGTGGCCTGACGCGCGTCGCGCTGAAGGAAGGTTCTCTGGTTGTGAACTCGTCGCAGGGCGGCGGGACGAAGGATACGTGGGTGTTGGATGATTGA
- a CDS encoding alpha-E domain-containing protein, translated as MLLGRTANGLYWMNRYIERAENMARLVDAGLRMALTRTQSASEEWNSVLLSAGSDVAFKQKYSDYTAADVADFLLRDTSNPSSTMSSIETARNNARMVRTALTRETWESINEAWMSLKRMLARPIDERDLPSVLDAIKRETALIRGSFYGTMLRNEIFDFSQLGTYVERADNTARILDVKYYVLLPSISWVGSTLDNYQWESILRSVSAHRSYRWVYDADYKPTNIADYLILNVRMPRSLTFCYRFLSEHLKFLSDDYGERHACHATAEKTQAMLRAGSIKDIFDAGLHEFLANFIRDNTKLGDEIAQDYRFN; from the coding sequence ATGCTTCTCGGCCGCACCGCCAACGGGCTCTACTGGATGAACCGCTATATCGAGCGGGCCGAAAACATGGCGCGGCTGGTCGATGCCGGGCTTCGCATGGCGCTGACCCGCACCCAGAGTGCATCGGAAGAGTGGAATTCGGTGCTGCTCAGCGCCGGCTCCGATGTCGCCTTCAAGCAGAAGTATTCGGACTATACGGCGGCTGATGTCGCCGATTTCCTGCTGCGTGACACCTCGAACCCGTCGAGCACGATGTCGTCGATCGAGACGGCCCGCAACAATGCCCGCATGGTGCGCACCGCGCTGACGCGCGAGACCTGGGAAAGCATCAACGAAGCCTGGATGTCACTCAAGCGGATGCTGGCGAGGCCGATCGACGAGCGCGACCTGCCAAGCGTGCTTGATGCGATCAAGCGCGAGACGGCGCTGATCCGCGGCTCGTTCTACGGCACCATGCTGCGCAACGAGATCTTCGACTTCTCGCAGCTCGGCACCTATGTCGAGCGCGCCGACAACACGGCGCGCATCCTCGACGTGAAGTACTATGTGCTGTTGCCGTCGATCTCGTGGGTCGGCTCGACGCTCGACAACTATCAGTGGGAATCGATCCTGCGCTCGGTGTCGGCGCATCGCTCCTATCGCTGGGTCTATGATGCCGACTACAAGCCGACCAACATTGCAGACTACCTGATCCTCAATGTCCGCATGCCGCGTTCGCTGACCTTCTGCTACCGCTTCCTGTCCGAACACCTGAAATTCCTGAGCGACGATTACGGTGAGCGTCATGCCTGCCACGCAACGGCGGAAAAAACGCAGGCGATGCTGAGGGCCGGTTCGATCAAGGATATATTCGACGCGGGCCTGCACGAATTCCTGGCCAACTTCATTCGCGACAACACCAAGCTCGGCGACGAGATCGCGCAAGATTACCGGTTCAATTGA
- a CDS encoding transglutaminase family protein, with protein sequence MRLKITHRTEYRYDAPVQYLLQRLRLLPVSGSTQTVLSWALTIEGAREEVRFVDHFGNDTRLLSVEGERDFITVEAAGEVVTRDTAGVSGPHQGFTPLWLYSHETPLTTIGGGIRELAGSVGNGTDIERLHRLMAVIGERVIYTPGTTNATTPAEEALALKTGVCQDHTHIFAAAARCMGFPARYVSGYLMLDATVEQAASHAWAEAHVSGLGWVAFDAANGISPDERYVKVATGRDYRDATPVSGIRLGQAEEQLAVTVTVEQ encoded by the coding sequence ATGCGGCTCAAGATCACCCACCGGACCGAATACCGATACGATGCGCCGGTGCAGTATCTGCTGCAGCGGCTGCGGCTGCTTCCGGTCAGTGGATCGACGCAGACCGTCTTGTCCTGGGCGCTGACGATCGAAGGCGCGCGCGAAGAGGTTCGATTTGTCGACCATTTCGGCAACGATACAAGGCTTTTGAGCGTCGAGGGCGAACGCGATTTCATCACGGTGGAAGCGGCTGGTGAAGTGGTGACACGCGACACCGCGGGCGTTTCCGGACCGCACCAGGGCTTTACGCCGTTGTGGCTTTACAGCCATGAAACGCCGCTGACGACGATTGGCGGCGGGATTCGGGAACTCGCCGGTTCAGTCGGTAACGGAACCGATATCGAACGGCTTCACAGGCTGATGGCTGTGATAGGCGAGCGTGTCATCTACACACCCGGCACCACCAATGCGACGACGCCGGCCGAGGAGGCCTTGGCGCTGAAAACCGGTGTCTGCCAGGATCACACCCACATCTTTGCCGCTGCGGCGCGCTGCATGGGCTTTCCAGCCCGTTACGTCAGCGGCTATCTGATGCTGGATGCGACGGTGGAGCAGGCGGCAAGCCATGCCTGGGCGGAAGCACATGTTTCTGGTCTGGGCTGGGTTGCCTTCGATGCGGCAAACGGCATTTCGCCTGACGAGCGCTATGTGAAGGTGGCAACTGGCCGGGACTATCGCGATGCTACGCCGGTGTCGGGAATTCGACTGGGACAGGCGGAAGAACAGCTTGCGGTCACCGTCACGGTAGAGCAGTAA